Proteins encoded together in one Coffea arabica cultivar ET-39 chromosome 2c, Coffea Arabica ET-39 HiFi, whole genome shotgun sequence window:
- the LOC113727987 gene encoding uncharacterized protein isoform X1: MRRVNFSGLAAVFRAAGGVAAVSPAASTSATASHQFAQVALYSSTTSNNNSYSNAKSRWFFGNYSDTALNSGFAVAGAVVFSVAASSLTQEVYAKEPLPPDVRPDDVVLYQYEACPFCNKVKAFLDYYDIPYKIVEVNPLSKKEIKWSAYKKVPILMVDGEQMVDSSAIIDKLFQKTHPNVPVKPSPEADDEEKKWREWVDNHLVHMLSPNIYRNTSEALESFEYITSHGNFSFTERIAAKYAGAAAMYFVSKKLKKKYNISDERAALYEAAETWVDALNGRDFLGGAKPNLADLAVFGVLRPIRYLKSGKDMVEHTRIGDWYSRMETAVGIPSRIQA; the protein is encoded by the exons ATGAGGAGGGTTAATTTCAGTGGACTAGCCGCCGTCTTCAGAGCCGCAGGGGGCGTTGCCGCGGTGTCCCCGGCGGCATCTACAAGCGCCACAGCCAGCCACCAATTTGCTCAAGTTGCTCTGTATAGTAGTACTACCAGCAACAACAATTCATATTCCAATGCAAAATCTCGCTGGTTTTTCGGTAATTATTCTGATACGGCTCTGAATTCCGGTTTCGCCGTTGCTGGAGCCGTTGTTTTCTCGGTGGCGGCTTCGTCGTTAACCCAAGAGGTTTATGCTAAAGAACCGTTGCCGCCCGATGTTCGCCCTGATGACGTCGTTCTTTATCAGTATGAAGCTTGCCCCTTTTGTAATAAGGTTAAAG catttctcgactactATGATATTCCTTACAAAATCGTGGAAGTAAATCCTCTCAGCAAAAAGGAAATCAAATGGTCCGCTTACAAGAAAGTGCCTATACTTATGGTAGATGGCGAACAGATGGTTGATTCATCAG CAATTATTGATAAATTGTTCCAGAAAACTCATCCTAATGTACCTGTCAAACCAAGTCCAGAGGCTGATGATGAAGAGAAGAAGTGGCGCGA GTGGGTGGATAACCACTTGGTGCATATGTTGTCACCAAATATATATCGGAATACTTCAGAGGCCCTTGAGTCATTCGAGTACATTACCAGTCATG GTAATTTTAGTTTTACCGAGAGAATAGCAGCAAAGTATGCTGGAGCTGCAGCAATGTATTTTGTGtccaagaaattaaagaaaaaatataatataagtGATGAACGTGCAGCCTTGTATGAAGCTGCAGAGACATGGGTTGATGCATTGAATGGCCGCGACTTTTTAG GTGGGGCAAAACCCAATTTAGCTGATCTGGCTGTGTTTGGTGTACTGAGACCCATCCGCTACCTCAAGTCTGGGAAAGACATGGTAGAGCACACGCGTATCGGTGATTGGTACTCGAGAATGGAAACTGCGGTGGGGATACCTTCTAGGATTCAGGCTTAA
- the LOC113727987 gene encoding uncharacterized protein isoform X2 translates to MRRVNFSGLAAVFRAAGGVAAVSPAASTSATASHQFAQVALYSSTTSNNNSYSNAKSRWFFGNYSDTALNSGFAVAGAVVFSVAASSLTQEVYAKEPLPPDVRPDDVVLYQYEACPFCNKVKAFLDYYDIPYKIVEVNPLSKKEIKWSAYKKVPILMVDGEQMVDSSAIIDKLFQKTHPNVPVKPSPEADDEEKKWREWVDNHLVHMLSPNIYRNTSEALESFEYITSHALYEAAETWVDALNGRDFLGGAKPNLADLAVFGVLRPIRYLKSGKDMVEHTRIGDWYSRMETAVGIPSRIQA, encoded by the exons ATGAGGAGGGTTAATTTCAGTGGACTAGCCGCCGTCTTCAGAGCCGCAGGGGGCGTTGCCGCGGTGTCCCCGGCGGCATCTACAAGCGCCACAGCCAGCCACCAATTTGCTCAAGTTGCTCTGTATAGTAGTACTACCAGCAACAACAATTCATATTCCAATGCAAAATCTCGCTGGTTTTTCGGTAATTATTCTGATACGGCTCTGAATTCCGGTTTCGCCGTTGCTGGAGCCGTTGTTTTCTCGGTGGCGGCTTCGTCGTTAACCCAAGAGGTTTATGCTAAAGAACCGTTGCCGCCCGATGTTCGCCCTGATGACGTCGTTCTTTATCAGTATGAAGCTTGCCCCTTTTGTAATAAGGTTAAAG catttctcgactactATGATATTCCTTACAAAATCGTGGAAGTAAATCCTCTCAGCAAAAAGGAAATCAAATGGTCCGCTTACAAGAAAGTGCCTATACTTATGGTAGATGGCGAACAGATGGTTGATTCATCAG CAATTATTGATAAATTGTTCCAGAAAACTCATCCTAATGTACCTGTCAAACCAAGTCCAGAGGCTGATGATGAAGAGAAGAAGTGGCGCGA GTGGGTGGATAACCACTTGGTGCATATGTTGTCACCAAATATATATCGGAATACTTCAGAGGCCCTTGAGTCATTCGAGTACATTACCAGTCATG CCTTGTATGAAGCTGCAGAGACATGGGTTGATGCATTGAATGGCCGCGACTTTTTAG GTGGGGCAAAACCCAATTTAGCTGATCTGGCTGTGTTTGGTGTACTGAGACCCATCCGCTACCTCAAGTCTGGGAAAGACATGGTAGAGCACACGCGTATCGGTGATTGGTACTCGAGAATGGAAACTGCGGTGGGGATACCTTCTAGGATTCAGGCTTAA
- the LOC113723743 gene encoding uncharacterized protein isoform X3, whose protein sequence is MDGNLLGGKSSYFQYFQLDSLGFLPFNTYNSITVIALEDQFLHQPTGEQVPPEILNSARFYPYFKDCVGAIDGTHVRVKVSSVDAAKYRGRKEHPTQNVLAACSLNMRFTYVLPGWEGTASDSRIIKNALTREDKLIIPNGKYYLVDAGFMLRRGLLTPYRNVRYHLKEYSSQQPQNFRELFNLRHSSLRNAIERAFGVLKKRFPIIGDTQPTYSVEIQSQIVLACCILHNFLMEFDPDLEYINEVDEELARQSSSEEKSGDISAEKDHAQGESLRNEIAMQMWNDYIL, encoded by the exons ATGGACGGAAACTTGTTAGGCGGCAAAAG TTCTTACTTTCAATACTTCCAACTGGATTCACTTGGCTTTCTTCCGTTCAACACCTACAATTCAATAACAG TTATAGCATTGGAGGATCAATTTCTTCACCAGCCTACGGGAGAACAAGTTCCTCCGGAAATACTTAATAGTGCAAGATTTTATCCATATTTTAAG GATTGTGTGGGTGCAATTGATGGAACCCATGTTCGCGTTAAAGTGTCCAGCGTTGATGCGGCAAAATATCGTGGTAGAAAAGAGCATCCAACACAAAATGTGCTAGCTGCATGTTCTTTGAATATGAGATTCACATATGTTCTACCCGGTTGGGAGGGAACTGCATCGGATTCGAGGATCATAAAAAATGCGCTCACTAGAGAAGATAAATTAATCATTCCTAATG GTAAATATTATCTTGTTGATGCTGGATTCATGTTGAGAAGGGGACTTCTTACACCTTATAGAAATGTAAGGTATCACTTGAAGGAATACTCAAGTCAACAACCGCAaaactttcgagaactattcaATTTGCGACATTCATCATTGCGTAATGCAATTGAGAGAGCATTTGGTGTCTTGAAAAAAAGGTTTCCAATCATTGGAGATACTCAACCAACTTATAGTGTTGAAATACAATCACAAattgtgcttgcttgttgtaTATTACATAATTTTCTCATGGAGTTTGATCCTGACTTGGAGTACATTAATGAAGTGGATGAGGAATTGGCACGTCAATCTTCATCGGAGGAAAAAAGTGGCGATATATCTGCTGAAAAAGATCATGCTCAAGGAGAGAGTTTAAGGAATGAAATAGCAATGCAAATGTGGAATGATTATATACTATGA
- the LOC113723743 gene encoding uncharacterized protein isoform X1 encodes MDKEQNEVDGEFDIQQRKRQLIATEIVCHVIKMILARKLSHASYVDRPIGYRSAQCHLVREELLMQLSTNGYLSKVIRMGLETFRHLCDLLQTHGGLQPTQRATVQEQVVKFLHILTIPSKNITMSYFYRRSGETVSRHFHRVLRAVIALEDQFLHQPTGEQVPPEILNSARFYPYFKDCVGAIDGTHVRVKVSSVDAAKYRGRKEHPTQNVLAACSLNMRFTYVLPGWEGTASDSRIIKNALTREDKLIIPNGKYYLVDAGFMLRRGLLTPYRNVRYHLKEYSSQQPQNFRELFNLRHSSLRNAIERAFGVLKKRFPIIGDTQPTYSVEIQSQIVLACCILHNFLMEFDPDLEYINEVDEELARQSSSEEKSGDISAEKDHAQGESLRNEIAMQMWNDYIL; translated from the exons ATGGATAAGGAACAAAATGAAGTCGATGGAGAATTTGACATTCAACAAAGGAAGCGACAATTGATTGCTACTGAAATTGTTTGTCATGTAATAAAGATGATACTTGCTCGAAAACTAAGTCATGCAAGTTATGTTGATCGACCCATTGGATATCGGTCTGCACAATGCCATTTAGTACGAGAGGAATTATTGATGCAACTTAGTACAAATGGATATTTGAGTAAGGTTATCCGTATGGGGCTAGAAACTTTTAGGCACTTATGTGACTTATTGCAAACACATGGTGGTCTACAACCTACTCAAAGAGCCACGGTGCAAGAGCAAGTTGTTAAATTTCTCCATATATTAACAATTCCctcaaaaaatatcacaatgtCATACTTTTATCGTCGTTCCGGAGAAACTGTTAGTCGtcattttcatagagttttACGAGCAGTTATAGCATTGGAGGATCAATTTCTTCACCAGCCTACGGGAGAACAAGTTCCTCCGGAAATACTTAATAGTGCAAGATTTTATCCATATTTTAAG GATTGTGTGGGTGCAATTGATGGAACCCATGTTCGCGTTAAAGTGTCCAGCGTTGATGCGGCAAAATATCGTGGTAGAAAAGAGCATCCAACACAAAATGTGCTAGCTGCATGTTCTTTGAATATGAGATTCACATATGTTCTACCCGGTTGGGAGGGAACTGCATCGGATTCGAGGATCATAAAAAATGCGCTCACTAGAGAAGATAAATTAATCATTCCTAATG GTAAATATTATCTTGTTGATGCTGGATTCATGTTGAGAAGGGGACTTCTTACACCTTATAGAAATGTAAGGTATCACTTGAAGGAATACTCAAGTCAACAACCGCAaaactttcgagaactattcaATTTGCGACATTCATCATTGCGTAATGCAATTGAGAGAGCATTTGGTGTCTTGAAAAAAAGGTTTCCAATCATTGGAGATACTCAACCAACTTATAGTGTTGAAATACAATCACAAattgtgcttgcttgttgtaTATTACATAATTTTCTCATGGAGTTTGATCCTGACTTGGAGTACATTAATGAAGTGGATGAGGAATTGGCACGTCAATCTTCATCGGAGGAAAAAAGTGGCGATATATCTGCTGAAAAAGATCATGCTCAAGGAGAGAGTTTAAGGAATGAAATAGCAATGCAAATGTGGAATGATTATATACTATGA